One stretch of Roseimicrobium sp. ORNL1 DNA includes these proteins:
- a CDS encoding glycosyltransferase family A protein, with protein sequence MNSNIKNLVSVLVPTYNAGPYLKELVESVKRQDYEEWELLILDDGSGDLKFPGTEECLNDPRIRTFTWGKNRGVSQATLFLMQQARGEFWCYPGADDVLKPAFLSARLGVMNSYPDVALVFGKGGQIDSEGKQVWFDLGMQTFEEMRPLENQLIEPEQMLQILLGGNIISTPSILGRTTATLPILTRYQMDWRYCQDWFYWLLLASGGIRFYYHGEMLHDYRVHQHSLSQSNESWAWRNVEPSLVLLTALHLSAGESSLALSFYERCRHELYANWLVRSARFRKHPSWKRWSSLANLTKIQLLEWPWVFWNVLRVYIKRRRARSQAKVMHGLPSFYSSWTES encoded by the coding sequence ATGAATTCTAACATCAAAAATTTGGTATCAGTTTTGGTGCCAACCTACAATGCCGGTCCCTACTTGAAGGAACTGGTCGAATCAGTGAAGAGACAGGACTACGAAGAGTGGGAGCTGCTAATTTTGGATGACGGGTCTGGAGACTTGAAGTTTCCGGGGACCGAAGAATGCCTGAACGATCCGCGCATTCGGACTTTCACATGGGGGAAGAATCGCGGGGTGAGTCAGGCAACCCTGTTTCTCATGCAACAGGCACGAGGGGAGTTTTGGTGTTATCCTGGCGCAGACGACGTGCTAAAACCTGCCTTTTTGAGCGCTCGTTTGGGGGTGATGAATTCCTATCCAGATGTCGCCCTCGTGTTTGGCAAAGGAGGACAGATCGATTCTGAGGGAAAACAGGTATGGTTCGATCTCGGGATGCAAACTTTTGAAGAAATGCGTCCGCTGGAGAATCAATTGATTGAGCCAGAGCAGATGCTTCAAATATTGCTTGGTGGTAACATCATTAGTACACCTTCAATTCTGGGACGAACAACGGCCACCCTACCTATATTGACAAGGTATCAAATGGATTGGCGGTATTGTCAGGATTGGTTTTACTGGCTTCTACTGGCGTCCGGCGGCATCCGGTTTTACTACCACGGTGAGATGCTGCATGATTACCGTGTACACCAGCATTCCTTGTCTCAGTCAAACGAGAGTTGGGCTTGGAGAAACGTTGAGCCCTCACTCGTTCTGCTGACGGCATTACACCTTTCCGCAGGAGAGAGTTCACTGGCCTTGAGCTTCTATGAACGCTGTCGACATGAGCTGTATGCCAACTGGCTGGTTCGGAGTGCCCGATTCCGCAAGCATCCCTCATGGAAGCGTTGGTCTTCGCTGGCTAATTTGACTAAAATTCAACTGTTGGAGTGGCCGTGGGTGTTTTGGAATGTCCTTCGTGTTTATATTAAGAGAAGGCGAGCGCGCTCTCAGGCGAAGGTGATGCACGGTCTACCATCTTTTTATTCATCTTGGACAGAGAGTTAG
- a CDS encoding glycosyltransferase family 4 protein: protein MNELALERVTDLKQVVNVAIISPCQGRYGGLEGFVLAIAKGVRTDQDVNLNLCFKQTDGFELGRDLETRVADSGAKVTFVRKASMDLVRAIWQADVVHVQNPCPDVVFMARAMGKPLLINVINYSRGGKSLHERLWRLCLGLGHRRFYISEFVRRTWEKSEQPWRNSRVVFPICDLSALEPLPPEQRKGFIFVGRWIENKGIDTLVEAYGRAGLDPQEWPLQLLGDGPLRQRVEALVSKLGLRGVQMPGFVDETEKGERIRRSKFAVIPPNTREDFGLVAVEARHLGVPCIVTRDGGLPEAAGRHSLICEPGDVEGLAALLKRASAMDAQEYASLARTTHESLPEELVAPSFYTKIYSELARGSRASVARG from the coding sequence GTGAACGAACTGGCGCTGGAGCGTGTGACTGATTTGAAGCAAGTGGTGAACGTGGCAATTATCAGCCCCTGTCAGGGGCGTTACGGCGGGCTCGAGGGATTCGTGCTCGCCATCGCGAAAGGTGTTCGCACCGATCAGGATGTGAACTTGAACCTGTGTTTCAAGCAAACCGACGGATTTGAGCTTGGACGTGATCTCGAGACTCGTGTCGCGGATTCAGGCGCGAAGGTAACGTTCGTTCGCAAGGCCAGCATGGATCTTGTCCGTGCGATATGGCAGGCCGACGTGGTCCATGTGCAAAATCCGTGCCCAGACGTCGTGTTTATGGCCCGGGCGATGGGCAAGCCGCTTCTGATCAATGTGATCAACTACAGTCGCGGCGGCAAGAGTCTCCATGAGCGGTTGTGGAGATTGTGCCTCGGACTTGGTCACCGCCGCTTCTATATCTCTGAGTTCGTCCGCCGGACCTGGGAGAAATCTGAGCAGCCCTGGCGCAACAGCCGGGTGGTGTTTCCCATCTGTGATCTATCGGCACTGGAGCCGCTCCCTCCGGAGCAAAGGAAGGGATTTATCTTCGTGGGGCGGTGGATTGAGAACAAGGGGATCGACACCCTGGTGGAAGCCTATGGCCGCGCCGGGCTGGATCCGCAGGAGTGGCCGCTACAGTTGCTGGGAGATGGTCCCCTCCGGCAGAGGGTTGAGGCCCTCGTCAGCAAGCTCGGATTGCGTGGCGTTCAGATGCCCGGGTTCGTTGACGAAACTGAAAAGGGGGAGAGGATACGCCGGAGCAAATTTGCCGTCATCCCTCCCAACACCCGGGAGGACTTCGGATTGGTTGCGGTGGAGGCGCGGCATCTTGGCGTGCCTTGCATTGTCACCCGTGACGGTGGCCTGCCGGAGGCTGCCGGCCGTCATTCCTTGATCTGCGAGCCAGGTGATGTGGAAGGATTAGCCGCCTTGTTGAAGAGAGCCTCGGCCATGGACGCACAGGAGTATGCTTCGCTGGCGCGGACGACTCACGAAAGCCTCCCTGAGGAACTTGTTGCCCCAAGTTTCTATACAAAAATTTACAGCGAACTGGCGCGAGGTTCGCGAGCATCCGTGGCTCGTGGATGA
- a CDS encoding FkbM family methyltransferase, which produces MSIGDKLTFHLAHLRKQPHPLRYLVALLLSKMGMAGIFSYRRNGASIKMRSGGLARLLWTEPEMQLDGEVFLSRFLKKGNVVVDVGANIGILSLLASNAVGAAGKVVAIEAHPETFRALEDNLQLNGVENVTAVHSAVGADAGVIQFSDRMDDDWNKVEQGPASISVEMQKLDVVCKTLESIDVLKIDVEGYELPVLRGAGETLRRTNCVLLECWGGHTEGFGYRPQDLFEFMAQNDFCGYALREENNQIALDGISDGTHGQSLENFVFVRDSRTLSAFGVDLAHR; this is translated from the coding sequence ATGTCCATTGGAGATAAACTGACATTTCATCTCGCTCATTTGCGCAAACAACCACATCCCTTGCGCTATCTGGTGGCGTTGTTGCTTTCAAAAATGGGGATGGCCGGCATTTTCTCGTATCGACGCAACGGCGCCTCAATAAAAATGAGGTCGGGAGGGTTGGCCCGGCTGCTTTGGACGGAGCCTGAAATGCAGCTTGATGGTGAAGTATTCCTGTCACGTTTCTTGAAGAAAGGAAACGTGGTTGTGGATGTCGGAGCAAATATCGGTATCCTTTCCCTCTTGGCCTCAAATGCGGTTGGTGCTGCAGGGAAGGTGGTGGCCATTGAAGCGCATCCAGAAACATTTCGTGCGCTGGAGGATAACCTCCAACTGAATGGAGTTGAAAATGTAACAGCTGTTCACAGTGCAGTCGGAGCAGACGCAGGAGTAATCCAATTTAGCGATCGAATGGATGACGATTGGAACAAAGTCGAGCAGGGGCCAGCTTCGATTTCCGTTGAGATGCAAAAACTGGACGTTGTTTGCAAGACGTTGGAATCAATTGATGTGCTCAAGATCGATGTTGAAGGGTATGAATTGCCTGTACTGCGAGGGGCCGGCGAGACCTTGAGACGGACGAACTGCGTTCTGCTGGAGTGCTGGGGTGGGCATACGGAAGGGTTTGGTTACCGTCCTCAAGATCTGTTTGAGTTCATGGCTCAAAATGACTTTTGTGGGTATGCGTTAAGGGAGGAAAATAACCAGATCGCATTGGATGGTATATCGGACGGCACGCATGGGCAGAGTTTGGAGAATTTCGTTTTTGTCCGTGATTCCCGAACATTGTCTGCATTTGGCGTCGATCTGGCTCACAGGTGA
- a CDS encoding class I SAM-dependent methyltransferase — protein sequence MNEMYTSGEYASKNPNWHLEHSPFKAAQVSKMLAKHAIKPRRLLEVGCGVGGILEELRNRLDPKPECVGYDVSPQAIEYAAKREGEGLKFFLGTPDPKAGRFDVALAMDVAEHVEDYLAFIRGLKELAEWKILHIPMDLSMLSVARPSYLSLARQHVGHLHYFTLETALASVEQAGLEVKDWFLTSVELEQGAPGQKRLMFLRRMMNSWKPELTARILGGYSVLVLCK from the coding sequence ATGAACGAAATGTACACCTCCGGCGAGTACGCCTCCAAGAACCCCAACTGGCATCTGGAACACTCGCCCTTTAAAGCCGCACAAGTGTCGAAGATGCTGGCCAAGCATGCAATCAAGCCGAGGCGGCTGCTGGAGGTGGGCTGCGGAGTGGGAGGTATTCTCGAGGAACTTCGCAACCGCCTTGATCCAAAACCGGAATGCGTAGGATATGACGTGTCACCGCAAGCGATCGAATATGCGGCAAAACGAGAAGGGGAGGGATTGAAGTTTTTCCTCGGAACGCCGGATCCAAAAGCCGGGCGATTTGATGTTGCCCTCGCCATGGACGTGGCTGAGCACGTGGAGGACTACCTCGCCTTCATTCGCGGTCTGAAAGAATTGGCAGAGTGGAAGATCCTCCACATCCCCATGGACCTCAGCATGCTCTCTGTCGCGCGCCCTTCCTATCTGTCTCTGGCGCGCCAGCACGTGGGACACCTGCATTATTTCACCCTGGAGACTGCCCTGGCATCTGTGGAGCAGGCTGGTCTCGAAGTGAAGGACTGGTTTCTCACCTCTGTCGAACTGGAGCAGGGAGCGCCGGGACAAAAGAGGCTCATGTTCTTGCGGCGCATGATGAACTCGTGGAAGCCTGAACTGACAGCCCGCATTCTCGGAGGGTATTCGGTACTCGTCTTGTGCAAATAG